A DNA window from Pseudodesulfovibrio thermohalotolerans contains the following coding sequences:
- a CDS encoding molybdopterin-guanine dinucleotide biosynthesis protein MobB translates to MKAVSLVGPKKSGKTTLGVQLARHLKEQGLTVSAAKFSHHGFDWSDADTTDYASVCDTVAGLSPKETFVHWTKRSFLPDLLPLLNNDVLIVEGGKELGFLPRILCLSGDLSDGIDWLHPELAIASVGDESVDGVPVLNDIPALADTVLEKGFFLPGMDCETCGRPDCHTLASEIVAGKATTKACLAMHNSIQLDIDGAPVGMKPFVEDIISASIREMIRTLKGYAPGKATIKLDV, encoded by the coding sequence ATGAAGGCAGTCTCCCTCGTCGGACCGAAGAAATCCGGCAAAACCACCCTGGGCGTGCAGCTCGCCCGTCATCTCAAGGAACAGGGACTGACCGTTTCCGCGGCCAAGTTCAGCCACCACGGCTTCGACTGGAGCGACGCCGACACCACGGACTACGCATCCGTCTGCGACACCGTGGCGGGCCTGAGCCCCAAGGAGACCTTCGTTCACTGGACCAAACGCAGCTTCCTGCCCGACCTGCTGCCGCTGCTGAACAACGATGTGCTCATCGTGGAAGGAGGCAAGGAACTGGGTTTCCTGCCGCGCATCCTCTGTCTGAGCGGCGACCTGTCAGACGGCATCGACTGGCTCCACCCCGAGCTGGCCATAGCAAGCGTGGGCGATGAATCCGTGGACGGCGTGCCCGTGCTCAACGACATCCCGGCCCTGGCCGACACGGTGCTTGAGAAGGGATTCTTCCTGCCGGGCATGGACTGCGAGACCTGTGGCCGCCCCGACTGCCACACACTGGCGTCGGAGATCGTGGCGGGAAAGGCTACGACCAAGGCGTGCCTTGCCATGCACAACTCCATCCAGCTCGACATCGACGGCGCGCCGGTCGGCATGAAACCCTTTGTGGAGGACATCATCTCCGCCTCCATCAGGGAAATGATCCGCACCCTCAAGGGGTACGCTCCCGGCAAAGCCACCATCAAGCTAGACGTTTAG
- a CDS encoding tRNA (cytidine(34)-2'-O)-methyltransferase, translated as MRIVLFEPEIPPNTGNIARLCAATRTPLHLIEPLGFSVDDKHLKRAGLDYWPHVDVTIHPNFNHFLETVAPPRLVMATTKGSTAHHLFEFRADDAIVLGPESRGLPAELMDGHPKVRIPIWGEVRSLNLSTATGILLFEALRRTDSIVDTFPA; from the coding sequence ATGCGCATCGTTCTCTTCGAGCCGGAAATTCCGCCCAATACCGGCAACATCGCGCGGCTGTGCGCGGCCACGCGGACCCCGCTGCACCTCATCGAACCGCTCGGGTTCTCCGTCGACGACAAGCACCTCAAACGCGCCGGACTGGACTACTGGCCGCATGTGGACGTGACCATCCACCCGAACTTCAACCACTTTCTTGAAACGGTCGCGCCGCCGAGACTGGTCATGGCCACGACCAAGGGCAGCACCGCCCACCACCTTTTCGAGTTCCGGGCCGATGACGCCATCGTCCTCGGCCCGGAATCGCGCGGTCTGCCCGCCGAGCTCATGGACGGCCATCCAAAGGTGCGTATCCCCATCTGGGGCGAGGTCCGCAGTCTGAACCTGTCCACTGCGACCGGCATCCTGCTCTTCGAAGCCCTGCGCCGCACGGATTCCATCGTGGACACCTTCCCGGCTTGA
- the rfbB gene encoding dTDP-glucose 4,6-dehydratase: protein MKLLVTGGCGFIGTNFIRLMLASHPDWSILNLDKLTYAGNRLNLLDLEENEPRYEFVHGDICDRDLVMDLLSGNNVDAVVNFAAESHVDRSINDPSPFVATNTAGAQNLMECARQCRTERFVHVSTDEVYGTLGPSGKFTETTPLAPNSPYSASKAGADLMARAYFETYHFPVLITRCSNNYGPYQFPEKLIPLMFLNAKADKPLPVYGDGLNVRDWIYVDDHCRGVELTLTKGREGQAYNFGGNAEETNISVVKTLLSIVGKPESLITYVTDRPGHDKRYAMDFSLAQEELGFAPTLPFAEGLARTIAWYEANGTWLEQVQSGEYRNFMDTWYEERA, encoded by the coding sequence ATGAAACTACTCGTTACCGGCGGCTGCGGCTTCATCGGCACCAATTTCATCAGGCTCATGCTCGCCTCCCATCCGGACTGGTCCATCCTCAACCTGGACAAGCTGACCTATGCGGGCAACCGGCTCAACCTCCTGGATTTGGAGGAAAACGAGCCCCGCTACGAATTCGTGCACGGCGACATCTGCGACCGCGATCTGGTCATGGACCTGCTGTCCGGCAACAACGTGGACGCGGTAGTCAACTTCGCGGCCGAGTCCCACGTCGACAGGTCCATCAACGACCCGTCGCCCTTCGTGGCCACCAACACGGCCGGAGCACAGAACCTCATGGAATGCGCCCGGCAGTGTCGCACGGAGCGATTCGTGCATGTATCTACCGACGAGGTCTACGGCACCCTCGGCCCGTCAGGGAAATTCACCGAAACCACACCGCTCGCGCCCAACAGCCCGTACTCGGCCAGCAAGGCTGGCGCGGACCTCATGGCCCGGGCCTATTTCGAGACCTACCATTTCCCGGTGCTCATCACCCGCTGCTCCAACAACTACGGGCCGTACCAATTCCCCGAGAAACTCATCCCTCTCATGTTCCTCAACGCAAAAGCGGACAAGCCGCTGCCCGTCTACGGCGACGGCCTCAACGTGCGCGACTGGATATATGTGGACGACCACTGCCGAGGCGTGGAGCTGACCCTGACAAAGGGACGCGAGGGACAGGCGTACAACTTCGGCGGCAACGCCGAGGAAACCAATATTTCCGTTGTCAAAACCCTGCTCTCCATCGTGGGCAAGCCGGAATCGCTGATTACCTACGTCACCGACCGGCCGGGACACGACAAACGGTACGCCATGGACTTTTCCCTGGCCCAAGAGGAACTAGGCTTCGCCCCGACCCTGCCCTTTGCCGAGGGGCTGGCGCGAACCATCGCCTGGTACGAAGCCAACGGGACCTGGCTCGAACAAGTCCAGAGCGGCGAATACCGGAACTTCATGGATACCTGGTACGAGGAGCGCGCCTGA
- the rfbD gene encoding dTDP-4-dehydrorhamnose reductase — MRIEGLRVAILGGRTGLLGQALTKAFGRAGAMAFPLSRKDCDVLDPLCVEKWLDRNDPDLLINATGYTQVDLAEDEPEKAFALNATAPPLLATLAARRAIPFIHYSTDFVFNGSKHSPYTEYDEANSTSVYGISKADGERGLLKLGYDRTLIIRISWLFGPGRTNFVKKILGLADTRRNLSVVNDQIGSPSYTPDIAENTIRLVERDASGIFHLANSGETSWHGLANTAVNLANKDCTVSPVPTSAYPTKAVRPSYSVLDLAKFTRTTGATPRRWEDALRQYVLEDLGLGA, encoded by the coding sequence ATGCGCATAGAAGGACTGCGGGTTGCCATCCTGGGCGGTAGGACAGGACTGCTGGGACAGGCGCTGACCAAGGCGTTCGGCCGCGCCGGTGCCATGGCCTTCCCCCTGTCCCGCAAGGATTGCGACGTCCTCGACCCGTTGTGCGTGGAAAAATGGCTGGACCGGAACGACCCAGACCTGCTCATCAACGCCACGGGCTATACGCAGGTGGACCTGGCTGAGGACGAGCCCGAAAAGGCGTTCGCCCTCAACGCCACGGCTCCGCCGCTCTTGGCCACCCTGGCCGCGCGGCGGGCCATCCCGTTCATCCACTACAGCACGGACTTCGTTTTCAACGGCAGCAAACATTCGCCCTACACCGAATACGATGAGGCCAACTCAACCTCTGTATACGGAATCAGCAAGGCGGACGGTGAACGCGGCCTGCTCAAGCTCGGCTACGACCGCACCCTGATAATCAGGATATCCTGGCTCTTCGGGCCGGGCAGGACGAATTTCGTGAAAAAGATTCTCGGGCTGGCGGACACACGCAGGAATCTGAGTGTGGTCAACGACCAGATCGGTTCCCCCTCCTACACGCCCGATATTGCAGAAAACACCATCCGGCTGGTGGAACGGGACGCTTCGGGCATCTTCCACCTCGCCAACTCCGGGGAAACCTCCTGGCACGGGCTGGCCAACACCGCCGTCAACCTTGCGAACAAGGACTGCACGGTCTCGCCCGTCCCCACCTCCGCCTATCCCACTAAAGCCGTCCGGCCGTCATACTCAGTGCTCGACCTGGCCAAGTTCACTCGGACCACGGGCGCCACCCCACGCCGATGGGAAGACGCCCTCAGGCAGTACGTGCTGGAAGATCTCGGCCTTGGGGCCTAG
- a CDS encoding SulP family inorganic anion transporter, with protein sequence MAGDRVPEKAPSRAAEDDEPLQPINLDDGMAVEPERAEDVICTACGHAQAQGSGLKCSSCGALLDSIEAVPEVDESEIDVSDLAEPGGPEVWDADFKGDEGAADLENASDPDRWRLLRGGKALNLYAGIVSGLLSLFFVYSLSLLAASQGGMHQYLPFLLGTALTGVIVGSICFSFLSRIPFALVGPETVLTAVLFLFIGGMYRHMSETFAPELILPTILAGISVAALLTGLSLLLLARFRLGEFIRFIPLQIVGGAIGGVGVFVLVGAFAWMGCLNPDWSNVYSLGLSLASNFDLNQDLNTMGPSVIFGLFLFFAMFRTKNSLFLLALILAAVGAGNGVGVWATDSTLKDLAAPVPFPEGSLLVHLVEVLRSPLLFSDIQWAVIKSHSLYIGAMVVLAVLTVMYRITRLEIMRGKESDLNREYAALGVTNMVSGLCCGMPVSLSYGRSAGSYAAGGRGPLAGIVAGLVCGVGLFYADVVLPMIPRFVPEGLLVYAGLDLIRDWGFRTRSSFTGRADLWLLRLTFAATILLGLLEGIGFGVVLALMVTVSRAGRGGVVRNQLSGSQHSSNVDRASAQQRILKEYGDHIHIMRVQGFLFLGSMERLLKAVRARLEERNRLSLDYLVLDFRQVDGFASTSGLGFAKLHRLAEEGGVQVVITSAPLELETHLVSLGYAGDEDGQFRIFFNLDYALEWCENCVLDAEGMLEMRRRTLPELLVPIFPETRYIPALMKALQRDVVRAGETVFRQGDGSDAMYFVESGRLDVELELADGRIVRLKKVGPGAVFGEMGIYTLSPRSATIRAAEKCVLYRLTLRRLEAIEARAPRLVTAINRFLVNLLSARLAASNARVRDLMS encoded by the coding sequence GTGGCGGGCGACCGTGTTCCGGAGAAAGCGCCCTCCAGGGCCGCTGAGGACGACGAGCCTTTGCAGCCCATCAATCTCGACGATGGGATGGCGGTTGAGCCGGAGAGAGCGGAAGACGTCATTTGCACAGCCTGTGGCCATGCCCAGGCGCAGGGCAGCGGGCTGAAGTGCTCCAGTTGCGGCGCGCTGCTGGATAGTATCGAGGCCGTGCCCGAGGTGGACGAGAGCGAGATCGACGTCAGCGATCTTGCCGAGCCGGGCGGACCGGAAGTGTGGGACGCGGACTTCAAGGGTGATGAAGGCGCGGCGGACCTTGAGAACGCCTCGGATCCCGACCGCTGGCGGCTGCTCCGTGGTGGCAAGGCGCTCAACCTTTACGCGGGCATCGTTTCCGGCCTGCTGTCGCTGTTTTTCGTCTATTCCCTGTCCTTGCTGGCCGCCTCCCAGGGCGGGATGCACCAATATCTGCCGTTTCTGCTCGGCACCGCGCTTACCGGCGTCATCGTCGGCTCCATCTGTTTTTCTTTCCTCTCCCGCATTCCCTTTGCCCTGGTCGGCCCGGAAACGGTCCTGACCGCCGTGCTTTTTCTGTTCATCGGGGGCATGTATCGCCATATGTCCGAAACCTTCGCCCCGGAACTCATCCTGCCGACCATCCTGGCGGGCATCAGCGTGGCGGCTTTGCTGACAGGACTGAGTTTGCTTTTGCTGGCACGGTTCAGGCTCGGCGAGTTCATTCGCTTCATTCCCCTGCAAATCGTCGGCGGAGCCATTGGCGGCGTGGGCGTGTTCGTGCTTGTCGGGGCGTTCGCCTGGATGGGCTGCCTGAATCCCGACTGGAGCAACGTCTATAGTCTGGGCCTCTCTCTGGCCAGCAATTTCGATCTGAATCAGGACCTCAATACCATGGGGCCGAGTGTGATCTTTGGCCTGTTCCTGTTTTTCGCCATGTTCAGGACCAAGAATTCCCTGTTCCTGCTGGCTCTGATTCTTGCCGCCGTGGGGGCCGGAAACGGAGTGGGTGTCTGGGCGACAGATTCGACCCTCAAGGACCTGGCCGCGCCTGTGCCGTTTCCGGAAGGCTCGCTCCTGGTTCATCTGGTGGAGGTGCTGCGCTCCCCACTGCTTTTCAGCGACATCCAGTGGGCGGTAATCAAGTCCCATTCACTTTACATCGGCGCCATGGTTGTTCTGGCCGTGCTCACGGTCATGTACCGGATCACCCGGCTAGAAATTATGCGCGGGAAAGAGAGTGATCTGAACCGCGAATACGCCGCCCTCGGTGTGACGAATATGGTTTCCGGGCTGTGTTGCGGGATGCCCGTGTCCCTCTCCTACGGCAGGAGCGCTGGCAGCTATGCCGCCGGAGGCCGGGGGCCGCTGGCCGGGATCGTGGCCGGTTTGGTCTGCGGCGTGGGATTGTTCTACGCGGACGTGGTGCTGCCCATGATTCCCCGGTTCGTGCCCGAGGGGCTGCTCGTGTACGCCGGGCTTGATCTCATTCGCGACTGGGGATTCCGAACCCGCTCTTCCTTCACCGGCCGGGCCGATCTGTGGTTGCTCCGGCTGACCTTCGCGGCCACCATCCTTCTCGGCCTGCTCGAAGGTATCGGCTTCGGCGTGGTCCTGGCCCTGATGGTCACGGTGAGCCGCGCGGGCCGCGGCGGCGTGGTGCGCAACCAGCTTTCGGGTTCCCAACACTCCAGCAACGTGGACAGGGCCTCGGCGCAACAGCGGATTCTCAAGGAATATGGCGACCACATTCATATTATGCGCGTTCAGGGTTTCCTCTTTCTCGGGTCCATGGAGCGGCTTCTCAAGGCGGTGCGCGCGAGGCTGGAGGAACGAAATCGGCTTTCCCTGGACTATTTGGTTCTTGATTTCCGGCAGGTGGACGGTTTTGCTTCGACTTCCGGGCTCGGTTTCGCCAAGCTGCATAGGCTGGCCGAAGAGGGCGGCGTGCAGGTGGTCATCACCAGCGCGCCGTTGGAATTGGAGACCCACCTCGTCTCCCTGGGCTATGCGGGCGATGAGGACGGCCAGTTCAGAATTTTCTTCAACCTGGATTATGCCCTGGAGTGGTGCGAGAATTGCGTGCTCGACGCCGAAGGGATGCTGGAGATGAGGCGCAGGACCCTGCCCGAACTGTTGGTACCCATCTTCCCGGAGACCCGGTATATACCGGCGCTCATGAAGGCTCTCCAGCGCGATGTGGTGCGGGCGGGCGAGACGGTCTTTCGTCAGGGTGACGGTTCGGACGCCATGTATTTCGTGGAATCCGGCAGGCTGGATGTGGAACTGGAACTGGCCGACGGACGCATTGTCCGGTTGAAAAAAGTGGGGCCGGGTGCGGTGTTCGGCGAAATGGGCATTTATACCCTGTCCCCGAGGTCGGCGACCATTCGAGCCGCCGAAAAGTGCGTTCTCTATCGCCTGACCTTGCGCAGGCTCGAAGCCATCGAGGCGCGTGCTCCCAGGCTGGTTACGGCCATCAACCGTTTTCTGGTGAATCTGCTGTCCGCGCGGCTGGCGGCGAGCAATGCCCGGGTCCGCGATTTGATGTCCTAG
- a CDS encoding glycosyltransferase family 2 protein: protein MRKHTVSIIVSDLETHPALPRLLQSISRQSDGLDRTEIVIAGNGGHASSDLGIWRAITGLEAIRLEEFDADVTPARARNQAASRALGDRLMFVRPDYRLDPKYLTTADAVFEDHPETGIMYADYIRLAPAKNRSLGPSMVQLPSYRDGLLQVRGFLGPGVLITREAFDRTGGFRDNTFYRDWDLWVQAALSGTRFHHVAYPLASCEHHKASFKERAEDGRCKAILVINNQQFFHEHTVRWALAYLRGDAWAAAFGFMSIPGPLDVTHMLHDHAMRAMGTDALADEAIRRFRHAAINSGPF, encoded by the coding sequence ATGCGCAAGCATACCGTTTCCATAATCGTTTCCGACTTGGAAACCCACCCCGCCCTGCCGCGCCTGTTGCAGTCCATCTCCAGGCAGTCCGACGGGCTCGACCGTACCGAAATCGTGATTGCGGGAAACGGCGGGCACGCCTCTTCCGACCTCGGCATATGGCGGGCCATCACGGGACTCGAAGCCATTCGCCTGGAAGAATTCGATGCCGACGTCACCCCTGCACGGGCCCGCAATCAGGCCGCTTCCAGGGCTCTCGGCGACCGGCTCATGTTCGTGAGACCCGATTACCGCCTCGACCCGAAATACCTGACCACTGCCGATGCGGTCTTCGAGGATCATCCCGAAACCGGAATCATGTATGCCGACTACATCCGGCTCGCCCCCGCCAAAAACCGCAGTCTCGGACCATCCATGGTCCAACTCCCTTCATACCGTGACGGCCTGCTCCAGGTCCGGGGCTTCCTCGGTCCTGGCGTGCTCATCACTCGCGAGGCATTCGACCGGACCGGCGGATTCCGGGACAACACCTTTTATCGGGACTGGGACCTCTGGGTCCAGGCGGCCCTGTCGGGCACCCGCTTCCATCACGTCGCGTACCCCCTGGCCTCCTGCGAGCATCACAAGGCGTCCTTCAAAGAACGTGCGGAAGACGGCCGGTGCAAGGCTATCCTGGTCATCAACAACCAGCAGTTTTTCCATGAACACACCGTGCGATGGGCACTGGCCTATCTGCGCGGCGACGCCTGGGCGGCAGCCTTCGGATTCATGTCCATTCCCGGCCCCCTGGACGTCACCCACATGCTTCACGACCACGCCATGCGCGCCATGGGCACCGATGCGCTGGCCGATGAAGCCATCCGCCGATTCCGCCACGCGGCCATCAACTCCGGTCCATTCTGA
- a CDS encoding DUF3955 domain-containing protein — protein sequence MNVFLFLAVVGLIGWSLFQAFNKSAEGRVAWAVVAALLAAALVLLALGNYFVTVDEDGVLREFGPALPIGAILLLTGLLGYAALILRRIYRRFASRRR from the coding sequence ATGAATGTGTTTTTGTTTCTGGCGGTTGTCGGCCTGATCGGATGGTCGCTTTTTCAGGCTTTCAATAAATCGGCCGAGGGACGCGTTGCCTGGGCCGTGGTCGCGGCTCTTCTCGCTGCGGCGTTGGTTCTGCTCGCTTTGGGCAATTATTTCGTCACCGTCGATGAGGACGGTGTTCTCCGCGAGTTCGGTCCCGCGCTCCCCATCGGCGCAATCCTTCTGCTGACCGGCCTTCTCGGTTACGCGGCGTTGATCCTTCGCCGCATATACCGGCGCTTTGCCTCCCGTCGCCGGTGA
- a CDS encoding aminotransferase class IV, which yields MANVADSKAYLEAMLAVERPGASEIQAFYEHRVGMICTDPKLMLMPWDDHLVHRGDGIFETMKFVGRKLYQLEPHMARMERSCQAIYMAPPCPWDDIRQIILDVARAGGREDGMVRVLIGRGPGGFGIYPSECPEASLYVVAYDLHQKPESVYEKGVTAFKTSIPAKQPYLATIKSIDYLPNVLMKHEAEEKGYDFPFCFDHNGLLAEGATENVCIVDENGRLVIPEFTNALAGTTLMRAVDLIKGEVPIIFRGISEEEILLAREVLIVGTTGDAIPVVRFNGKPIHDVKPGPVARRIRELLRQDLVETGIPL from the coding sequence GTGGCCAATGTAGCGGATTCCAAGGCGTATCTGGAGGCCATGCTGGCCGTCGAGCGGCCCGGCGCGAGCGAGATTCAGGCGTTTTACGAGCACCGTGTGGGCATGATCTGCACGGACCCGAAGCTCATGCTCATGCCCTGGGACGACCATCTGGTCCATCGCGGGGACGGTATCTTCGAGACCATGAAGTTCGTGGGCCGCAAACTGTATCAGCTTGAGCCGCACATGGCCCGCATGGAACGTTCCTGCCAGGCCATCTACATGGCCCCGCCGTGTCCCTGGGACGACATCCGGCAGATCATTCTGGACGTTGCCAGGGCGGGCGGACGGGAAGACGGCATGGTCCGCGTGCTCATCGGGCGCGGGCCGGGCGGTTTCGGCATCTACCCGTCCGAATGCCCCGAGGCGAGCCTCTACGTCGTGGCCTACGACCTGCACCAAAAACCGGAGTCGGTCTACGAGAAGGGCGTCACCGCCTTCAAGACCTCTATTCCGGCCAAGCAACCGTATCTCGCGACCATCAAGTCCATCGACTATCTGCCCAACGTGCTCATGAAGCACGAGGCCGAAGAGAAGGGCTACGACTTCCCGTTCTGTTTCGACCACAACGGCCTGCTTGCCGAAGGGGCCACGGAGAACGTCTGCATCGTGGACGAGAACGGCCGTCTGGTCATTCCCGAGTTCACCAACGCCCTGGCCGGAACCACTCTCATGCGAGCTGTGGACCTCATCAAGGGTGAGGTCCCCATTATTTTTCGCGGCATCAGCGAGGAGGAAATCCTCCTCGCCCGCGAAGTTCTTATCGTGGGCACCACCGGGGACGCCATTCCCGTGGTCCGCTTCAACGGCAAGCCCATCCACGACGTCAAGCCCGGCCCGGTCGCCAGGCGCATCAGGGAACTGCTGCGGCAGGACCTGGTCGAGACCGGCATCCCTCTTTAG
- a CDS encoding aspartate-semialdehyde dehydrogenase — translation MSKNFVVAVCGATGAVGQEMLKVLEQRDFPYSKVIPLASARSAGKKVECKGEELTVVELTENSFDGVDIALFSAGGSISEKFAPIAAKAGCVVVDNSSAWRMDPECPLVVPEVNPEDLDWHKGIIANPNCSTIQMMVALKPIHDEAKIKRVVVSTYQAVSGTGQKAIEELENQVRRLMSGQPVVADVYPHQIAFNCLPHIDVFQPNGYTKEEMKMVNETVKIMGDPNIKVTATCVRVPVFYGHSESINIETELKLTADDVRALLAKAPGVVVEDYPEKLAYPMAITASGEDDTFVGRIREDETIENGINMWVVSDNIRKGAALNTVQIAETLIERDLVRVP, via the coding sequence ATGAGCAAGAATTTCGTTGTCGCCGTGTGCGGCGCCACGGGTGCGGTGGGCCAGGAGATGCTGAAGGTCCTGGAGCAGAGGGATTTCCCCTACAGCAAGGTCATTCCGTTGGCCTCCGCCCGAAGCGCGGGCAAAAAGGTCGAGTGCAAGGGCGAAGAACTGACCGTGGTCGAACTGACCGAGAATTCCTTTGACGGTGTGGACATCGCCTTGTTCTCCGCCGGCGGCTCCATCAGCGAGAAGTTCGCCCCCATCGCAGCCAAGGCGGGTTGCGTGGTGGTCGACAACTCCTCGGCCTGGCGTATGGACCCCGAGTGCCCCCTGGTGGTTCCCGAAGTTAACCCCGAGGACCTCGATTGGCACAAGGGCATCATCGCCAACCCCAACTGCTCCACCATCCAGATGATGGTTGCGCTCAAGCCCATCCATGACGAGGCAAAGATCAAGCGTGTGGTGGTTTCCACCTATCAGGCCGTGTCCGGCACCGGTCAGAAGGCTATCGAGGAACTGGAGAACCAGGTCCGCCGCCTCATGTCCGGCCAGCCCGTCGTGGCCGACGTCTATCCGCACCAGATCGCCTTCAACTGCCTGCCGCACATCGACGTTTTCCAGCCCAACGGCTACACCAAGGAAGAGATGAAGATGGTCAACGAGACCGTCAAGATCATGGGCGATCCGAATATCAAGGTTACGGCCACCTGCGTGCGCGTCCCCGTTTTCTACGGTCACTCCGAGTCCATCAACATCGAGACCGAGCTCAAGTTGACCGCCGACGATGTTCGCGCGCTGCTGGCCAAGGCTCCCGGCGTTGTCGTCGAAGACTACCCCGAGAAGCTGGCCTACCCCATGGCCATCACCGCCTCGGGCGAAGACGACACCTTTGTCGGCCGCATTCGCGAGGACGAAACCATTGAGAACGGCATCAACATGTGGGTCGTTTCCGACAACATCCGCAAGGGCGCGGCCCTGAACACCGTTCAGATCGCCGAGACCCTCATTGAGCGCGACCTGGTGCGCGTGCCCTAA
- a CDS encoding methylenetetrahydrofolate reductase, producing MRVCDLIDGKSPFISMEFFPPKEREAWPVFFEVVDKLKVLDPLFASVTYGAGGGTQDNTLEIATRMKRDHGIEPITHLTSVGASAEKLDGFLEGLVKADIDNVLALRGDPPRGVVNFDFDAQEFRHASDLIEYISGRYPGLCVGGAAYPEPHCESPSIKSDLEMVHLKVRKGAEFLVTQLFFDNRMYFDYVERLRLMGSDVPVIPGILPIMSLKSAKFILGLCGAAIPGKFLSALEKAHEEGGDDAVYKLGIDYATKQARELLEGGAPGVHLYTLNRAEAVLEIGKNLNI from the coding sequence TTGCGCGTTTGTGATCTGATCGATGGGAAGTCCCCGTTCATCTCCATGGAGTTCTTTCCGCCCAAAGAGCGGGAAGCATGGCCCGTCTTTTTCGAGGTGGTCGACAAACTCAAGGTCCTTGATCCCCTGTTCGCGTCCGTGACCTACGGTGCGGGCGGCGGAACGCAGGACAATACCCTGGAGATCGCCACCCGGATGAAACGGGACCACGGCATCGAACCCATCACCCACCTGACCAGCGTCGGGGCCTCGGCTGAAAAATTGGACGGGTTTCTCGAAGGCCTGGTCAAGGCCGATATCGACAACGTCCTGGCCCTGCGCGGCGATCCGCCTCGCGGCGTGGTAAATTTCGATTTCGATGCCCAGGAGTTCCGGCACGCATCGGACCTTATCGAGTACATCTCCGGGCGGTATCCCGGTTTATGCGTGGGCGGCGCGGCCTATCCCGAGCCTCACTGCGAGTCTCCGTCCATCAAGTCCGATCTGGAAATGGTGCATCTGAAGGTCCGCAAGGGCGCGGAATTTTTGGTGACGCAGTTGTTCTTCGACAACCGTATGTATTTCGACTACGTGGAGCGGCTTCGGTTGATGGGTTCGGATGTGCCGGTCATTCCCGGCATCCTGCCGATCATGAGCCTGAAATCCGCCAAGTTCATCCTGGGCCTGTGTGGCGCCGCCATACCGGGCAAGTTCCTGAGCGCCTTGGAAAAGGCGCATGAGGAGGGCGGTGACGATGCCGTGTACAAGCTCGGCATCGACTACGCGACCAAACAGGCGCGCGAGCTTCTGGAAGGAGGCGCGCCGGGCGTGCATCTGTACACGCTCAACCGCGCCGAGGCTGTTTTGGAAATCGGAAAAAATCTCAATATATAG
- a CDS encoding (deoxy)nucleoside triphosphate pyrophosphohydrolase has protein sequence MTKPVLEVVAGIVWRGGEYLAVRRPDGGPMAGWWEFPGGKVEPGETREQALVREFREELDVTPLEFEYWRDLRHEYDEFSVHLHFFHIRQYSGGLKGLENQLMAWVDPSGPLQLDFLPADTVIVEALHS, from the coding sequence ATGACCAAACCCGTTCTTGAGGTGGTGGCCGGCATTGTCTGGCGCGGCGGCGAGTATCTGGCCGTGCGGCGGCCTGACGGCGGTCCCATGGCCGGGTGGTGGGAGTTCCCCGGCGGAAAGGTGGAGCCGGGCGAAACCCGCGAGCAGGCGCTCGTCCGCGAGTTCCGCGAGGAGTTGGACGTAACCCCCCTTGAATTCGAGTACTGGCGCGACCTGCGGCATGAGTACGACGAATTCTCCGTGCATCTGCATTTCTTTCATATTCGCCAATATTCCGGTGGGTTGAAGGGTCTTGAAAATCAGCTCATGGCCTGGGTCGATCCCTCCGGACCGCTCCAACTCGATTTCCTGCCCGCCGACACCGTCATCGTCGAAGCGCTCCATTCCTGA